In Silene latifolia isolate original U9 population chromosome X, ASM4854445v1, whole genome shotgun sequence, the following proteins share a genomic window:
- the LOC141621584 gene encoding uncharacterized protein LOC141621584, which yields MEEAKMLKAIMAAVIMTAMLFSSISAADITVGCATGWDLSTKFTYWSSSTPVNDSLEFIYTRTHYVTEANFATCDITTPIAAYYDINGKTLINLTKPGPRYFICGRSNHCTLGLKLHIHVLERLQTDTSSPNYPVKQAGERSSPGDGPHNEHKKHSPDSSCGEKSEDAVRWVRFVLMISCYVVLFRLDDAKFTRMVMRVYRLYILDSLLRGVAEILVADKFSTDDSEKSEDVAWWMWAALLISYYMVLFRFRNANVVKSVSLVHVFFIINSLLPHVAAVLVAHYFGTDHSKVKSCHYGQPW from the exons ATGGAAGAAGCGAAGATGTTGAAAGCAATCATGGCGGCGGTTATTATGACGGCGATGCTTTTTTCAAGCATTTCAGCTGCGGACATTACAGTTGGATGTGCGACTGGTTGGGATCTCTCTACTAAGTTCACTTACTGGTCTTCTTCCACACCCGTCAATGACTCACTCG AGTTCATCTACACCCGAACACATTATGTGACTGAAGCAAATTTCGCAACTTGTGATATAACCACTCCCATTGCAGCCTACTATGATATCAATGGAAAAACACTGATCAATCTAACAAAACCTGGGCCAAGATACTTCATCTGTGGCAGGTCTAACCATTGCACGCTCGGCCTCAAACTCCATATTCATGTTCTGGAAAGACTTCAGACAGATACATCGAGCCCTAACTACCCTGTTAAGCAAGCTGGTGAACGCAGTAGTCCTGGTGATGGTCCTCACAACGAACATAAGAAGCATAGTCCAGATTCATCTTGTGGTGAAAAATCTGAAGATGCAGTCCGGTGGGTAAGGTTTGTCCTGATGATCAGCTGTTATGTGGTCCTCTTTCGCCTTGATGACGCCAAATTTACTAGGATGGTCATGCGGGTATACAGACTCTACATATTAGACTCCCTGCTGCGTGGTGTTGCTGAGATTCTGGTTGCTGATAAATTTAGTACAGATGACAGTGAAAAATCTGAAGATGTAGCATGGTGGATGTGGGCTGCCCTTCTGATCAGCTATTATATGGTCCTCTTTCGCTTTCGTAACGCCAATGTTGTTAAGTCCGTGTCGCTAGTACACGTGTTCTTCATTATCAACTCCCTGCTGCCTCATGTTGCTGCGGTTCTGGTGGCTCATTATTTTGGCACAGATCACAGTAAAGTTAAGAGCTGTCATTATGGGCAACCCTGGTAA